A DNA window from Actinomycetota bacterium contains the following coding sequences:
- a CDS encoding nucleotidyltransferase domain-containing protein codes for MQEATEHLRVLARRIVDETRPRVALRAALLTGSAARGDADFYSDIDLLLYVDDVPPEELLAEIREAVGGRNPIRKGEPTEYFCGEEFDLHGVRTEVSFVVLAWADSRLDELLTRIEEFDSPLQKVLAGIIEGLPLHGEELLERRRARVRTYPESLRRAMAERHWSFFPLWYYGEAMATRDAELWRLDTLLEAVFNLLGVLAALNRLYFSRFELKHVRTLVARMTLAPPRLADRLESLFRLEPDRAAAELGLLVEETRALVISELPDLDLPLRFPPGRRQQRWSVETEAAE; via the coding sequence ATGCAGGAGGCGACGGAGCATCTGCGCGTGCTCGCGAGGCGGATAGTCGATGAGACACGCCCGCGCGTTGCGCTGCGGGCCGCACTGCTCACCGGCTCGGCGGCTCGCGGGGATGCCGACTTCTACTCCGACATCGACCTGCTGCTCTACGTCGACGACGTTCCGCCGGAGGAGCTGTTGGCGGAGATCCGAGAGGCCGTTGGTGGGAGGAACCCGATTCGAAAGGGTGAGCCGACCGAGTACTTCTGTGGCGAGGAATTCGACTTGCACGGCGTGCGAACCGAAGTGTCGTTCGTCGTGCTGGCTTGGGCTGACTCGCGCCTCGACGAGCTGCTCACCCGGATCGAGGAATTCGACTCGCCGCTCCAGAAGGTCCTCGCGGGCATTATCGAAGGTCTGCCGCTGCATGGGGAGGAACTCCTCGAGCGCAGGCGGGCGCGTGTGCGCACCTATCCAGAGTCGCTTCGGCGAGCGATGGCCGAGCGACACTGGAGCTTCTTCCCGCTCTGGTACTACGGCGAGGCGATGGCCACCCGAGACGCTGAGCTGTGGCGGCTCGACACTCTGCTCGAGGCCGTCTTCAACCTGCTTGGCGTGCTCGCCGCCCTCAACCGCCTCTACTTCAGCCGCTTCGAGCTGAAGCACGTGCGGACGCTCGTCGCGAGGATGACGCTCGCGCCGCCACGGCTCGCTGATCGGCTGGAGTCGCTCTTCCGGCTCGAACCCGACCGAGCAGCGGCGGAACTCGGGCTGCTCGTCGAGGAGACGCGGGCGCTCGTAATCTCCGAGCTGCCCGATCTCGACCTGCCGCTGCGCTTTCCGCCCGGAAGACGGCAGCAGCGCTGGTCCGTCGAGACCGAGGCAGCCGAATGA